The Salicibibacter halophilus DNA window AAAGCAAACATCTTGGCTTCTTTGATGTCTGCAGGAATGTTTTGATCCAACCGTGCCCAAAATCCATTAGGGATATTCCTATACGTTTTTTTTATAGGTCTTTTCTACATTGTAAAAGAACTCCCGTTATTTTGTTAAGAAGATTGCTTCCAAAACTGCATGTTTTGGACGGCTCTCCGTTTTTCGTATAGCATACAGCTTCCCCAAATGGGGAGGAAAAAAACATATGATGACGGCCAGCTATTGAAAAGAAGGGATGGACCGGATCACGAGTCAATACGGTTGAATCGTGACGAATCTGCTTGCGGTGAGGAGCAGGAAAAGCAACGGAGTCCACCCGGAAGAATTCTAAAAAAAGTAACCCTAAACGAAAAAAACCTAAGGGCTGGCGGCTTCCTATCGATCTGGAATCCGCGCGACTGCTGAATACAGAACGATAGGCGCCAACTTACGGTCTAATCTTGGCAATACGGCTTATGCGAAAATTTTGTTGCCCGCAAGGGCTTGGCTATTAATGCCGCATGGGGGGCTTTGACGCCACGTCCCGGCTATTTCAATGTTCACCCTGCCTGAACGGTTAACACGTCACAAGAGGCATTTTTCATAACATGGTGCTCGACATTTCCGCTCAACAACTTTTTTATTTTGCCCATACGCGCGGAACCTAAGATGATTAAATCCGGTTGGTGCCTGCTGACCATTTCCTTCACGAGAATGGGGCCCGGATTTCCAAATGCAAGCTCAGCTTGACAATAAAAAACTCCTTCGTAACGACAGGAAGTCTGATAGGCATTTAGCAATTTCCGACGATTAGCTGTAACATTGGAATGAAAAGCGACATCCCCTCGATCGACGAGGGTATACGTCCGAACATCAACGACATGAACCAATACCAGTTGCGCCCCATGTTGCTTGGCAATGGCAATCCCTTTTTTCACCCCAAGTTCCGCTTCCGGACGTTCATCCACAGCCACCAAAATGGTGTTATACTCCCTCATTGTCATGCCCACCTTTCTTCATTAGCTCCCCTAACCATTCTATTCTACCTTTTGATTTCCCTTCCTAATTTTGTAAATTCCAAAAAAAAAGCCGCCATGCGTCATGGCGCCCTTGTTCTTTTTTTCCTTAAGCCAACGCATCAAAGCGATGGCCTTTGCCGGTGAAATGACGTTCACATTCACGGGGAGGATCGTGATTCACGTACCTACGACTCGGAAATCTTGGTTGTCCGTTTCGCTTATGGCGGGCGATTTGCTTAAATTTGACGGGCTCAACCGCCGAATTTGGCTTCACCAATGGCTGCACGGCTTGGGTGCGGTTTCCATATTGGGAAGCAATGTCGTTCGGTTGCATTGCTACATAGCCCATCGCACAACCTCCTTCTTTTCCCTGTTATAACTGCTATACCCTAAACATATTGGCAATATGCCTATTTCTCGTTATATTTCCCATTTGCGAATGAGTGGGATACACGCTTTGGGTAAAACGTACATAAGATGTTAACGAACCTGAAGGAAAAGGAGTGATGAACGTGAGCTGCGGTTGTAAAGATTTTGAATCGGGCCACTGTGTATGCGACGCGGTGCTCTCCATAAAGGAAGCGCAAGACGCCGTCGACAAAAAGATGGATAACTGTATGAACAGTTGTCACACGAACTTGTTAAGTCCAAAAAGACCCGGTAAGATCCAGGATACGGTACCCTTCATGCTAAAAGACAAAAAGAGCAACTTATTCTGGGCCACCGGCGGACTTACAGCGGATTTTACGGACGTATTTGAAACGGTGTTTTTCCGGGTCGAAAACGTCGATGAAAAAACGTGCTGTGCGACATTGTCGTTACTTCGCCCGACCGAAGACATCAAATTCACGCATAATTGCTGCGTCGATCCGACGTCGCTTTCCGAAGTCTGCTCGTTGGAAAAAACCCATTATTGTATAGAAGTCGATCTACGCTGCTTCTGTGCCATTCAATGTCTCGATCCGGACTTGGTCGATAATGTTGTGAAAAAGCCGGAGAAAGACAAAAAACAACATCATCACTACGAAAAGTGATCCAGGGATAGCGTTTCTACCGCTTCGTAGTTGATCGTCACCAGATAAGGGGTTTGCTGGGTCTGCATCGTAAACGACTGCTCATCCGCGGCAGTCACGGTGCCGACCCATGTTTGTTCATGTGTTTTACATATACACGTCATGGGTGTGCGCATCTGCATTTTTACAAGAAAGTCTACTTTTTCTTTTACGGATTTTTCCGCAAAAGACTTAGGTTTTTCTTCCTTTTTGTTTTCGCTTTTGCTTTGATCGTTTCCGCCGCCTAAATGGCCAGCAATGGGTTCCCGTTTGGACGGCTGCTCCGTCAAGGTTGATTCCAGATAGTCTCTCGTCCGGTTGGCATAACGCGATGGTGCGCTACTCTCCTTCCAATCGTAGCCTAAATGCTTCGATAAATTAAACGAACGTCTTCGCTCGTTTGCTTTATTATCTTCCACCTGCTCCTCTGGCTCCTGTTTTTCTTCCGAGGGTTCTTCTTCGATCTCTAATCGGTTACGCTTATATAAAACTTCCACCTCTGTACTTCCTTGGTAAGCTGACTCATGTTGCTCGGGGGTATCAATATATAGCAACGGTTGCACACGTTTCCTTCGTTTTCGTGTACTCATCTCTTCTCCTCCCTCAGAAAACGTCTTGCTTCATTGTATTCAATGGATAACAAGCTATGAATGAAAGGAAGAAAGAAACGTGCTTTATGTTCAATATACGTTGCCCCCGTCAAAAAAGACAGGGCTCCTATGCCAATTCATTCAAGATTAGGTGATAGGCCGGTGCCTGTTTTATAGTGAAGCGACACTCCTGTGCGTATGACTGAATAACGTGTGATAAGAACGATCTTATCGTTCTTTCAATCGAGAGACGGAAGGGGGAACTCAAATGTCTGCCGGACACGGATTTGGCGGAGGTTTTGCGTTACTTGTCGTATTGTTCATCTTGCTCATCATCGTCGGAGCTTGTTACTATTAATAGCTGTAAAATCATCCCCTCGCCTTCGGGATGATTTTTTTGATAAAACAAACATGACGTTTCGCGACACCATTGAAAGATGAAAAGGATGTGTAACATATCGTGTTTTGTTGCACTTGCGGACTAATTTCGTCCCCGTGCAACGCAATTAGTCCGCAGAACGCTATCCTGAGGACTAATTTTATCCCCGTGCAACGCAATTAGTCCGCAGAACGCTATCTGAGGGCTTCATGGAATAAATTCACAATTAGTGATGGGCTTAGTTTCCGATTGTCTTTTTATAAAGTATTTTTCATTAAAAAAGAGCAAAAGGATTCCCCTTTTACTCTTTTGCGGCTGTTGTCGATTTTTTAGGTGTGGTGCCAAACTGCGCGACGATCTCTTCCATATGATGGCAAGCGGCATGATGGTCCTCGCCCATATCGTCGCTCGCCCGAAGTTCCGGATCTTCTTGTTTGCAAATTTCCGTCGCGAACGGGCAACGGGTGTGAAACCGACAGCCGCTTGGCGGATTCAACGGCGAAGGCACATCGCCTTCGAGCACGATACGCTCACTTTTCCTGTCCGGATCCGGGACGGGGATCGCGGAAAGCAATGCGCGTGTATACGGATGCCGAGGTTCGTCAAACAACGATTTTTTGTCGGCGATTTCCACGATTTTTCCGAGGTACATGACGGCGACGCGATCGGAAATATGGCGAACAACCCCCAAGTCGTGGGAAATAAACAAGTACGTCAGGCCATACTCCCGCTGCAAGTCTCTGAGCAAGTTTAACACTTGTGCCTGCGTGGAGACGTCAAGGGCTGATACCGCTTCGTCGCAAACAATCAATTTCGGGTCTACGGAAAGGGCGCGTGCAATTCCGATTCGCTGCCGTTGCCCCCCGCTAAATTCGTGGGGGTAGCGCTCCGCTTGGTGTGGACGCAAACCGACCACTTCCATTAACTCACGAATCCGCGCCGGGCGGTCTTTCTTTGGAATGACACCTTGAATCGCCATTGCTTCGTCGAGAATTTGCTTCACTTTTTGGCGCGGATTCAAGGAAGCGAACGGATCCTGAAAAATGATTTGCATATCTTTTCTTTTTTTGCGGAGATCGGGTTTGCTTAGATGGCGGAAATCTTCCCCTTCAAAATAGATTTCTCCATCCGTCGGCTCTTCCAACCGCAAGATCGCGCGACCGGTCGTCGATTTTCCGCAACCGGACTCGCCAACGATGCTCAGCGTCTCCCCTCGTTGATGGAAAACGAAATGTCATCGACCGCTTTAACATCAGCAAGTTTCCGGTTAAGAATACCACCCTTAACCGGAAAATATTTCTTTAGGCTTTTTGTTTCAAAAAGAGGCGTTGTCATGATTCTTGCTGCACCTCCTTGTTCATTGGATTTTCCTGCTTCCATTCGTCTGTGTAAATCCAGCAACGCACAGCGCCGCTGTCGTTTTCTTCTTCAACATTGTTCGTAGGCGCTGCCAAGGATGGATGCGTGTTACAAATTTCGGAAGCGAAAGGGCAACGCTGGGCAAAGCGACAGCCACTTGGCATTTCTGCCGGAGATGGCACCGTTCCTTTAATCACTTCCAATTCATCCACGTCCATATCATGGCGGGGGATCGACCGCATCAACCCTTGCGTGTACGGATGCAACGGACGTTTGAACAGTGTTTTTACATCCGCTTGTTCCACGACTTCCCCTGCGTACATAACGGCAACATGATCGGCGGTTTCCGCGATAACACCAAGGTCGTGCGTGATGATCATCACCGCCATCCCCGTTGTCTCCTGCAAGTTTTTCATCAGTTCAAGAATCTGTGCCTGAATCGTGACATCAAGCGCCGTTGTCGGTTCGTCGGCAATTAACAATTCAGGTTCGCACGCCAGTGCCATCGCGATCATGACCCGCTGGCGCATCCCACCGGACAACTCATGAGGATAACTCTTCGCACGATTTTCCGGAGCCGGAATGCCCACGAGTTTGAGCATGCGGATGACTTCCTGATGGGCTTCGCGTCTGCCCATCTTCTTATGGATCTTAACGGTTTCCGCCACTTGATGGCCGACGGTAAACACGGGATTTAAGGAGGTCATAGGTTCCTGAAAAATCATCGAAAGACGGTTGCCGCGATATTTTGCAATCTGCGCTTTTGATTTCTTGAGTAAATTATCGCCGTTCAATTCGATCTTGCCGCCGATAATTTTGCCGGGGGATTGAATCAGCTGCATCACCGATAAGGAAGTAATGCTTTTGCCTGATCCGGATTCCCCGACAATGCCCAGTGTTTCATTCGCCCCTACTTCAAAATCAACGCCATCGACTGCCTTTACTTCACCGTCCGGTGTAAAAAATGACGTTTGCAACCCTTCCACTTTCAAAACAGGTGCTTGTTCGTTGTTTGCCACCGCCCATTCCCCCTTTCTTTAATTCAATTCGATGCGTTTATTCAAGACACGATAAAGGATATCGACGAGGAAATTAACAAAGACAAACGTTAACGCGAGTACAATAACCGTTCCCTGCACAACCGGGAAATCCCGCTGGGAAATGGCATCGACGACAAGGCGACCTAAGCCGTTAATGCTAAAGACTGATTCGGTCAGCACCGCTCCGCTCAAAAAGTAACCAAACTGGAGGCCAATCACGGTAACGACCGGGATTAACGCGTTTCGCAAGGCGTGTTTGTAAATGACGAGCCGTTCTTTTACCCCTTTTGCCCTGGCGGTTCGAACGTAATCTTCTCCGATGACTTCGAGCATTGCCGATCGGGTCATACGGGCGATAATGGCCGCCCCGGCTGTTCCCATCGTAACCGCGGGCAGGAAGATTTGTTGCCAATCCCCCCAACCGGAGGTGGGCAGCCAGCCTAATTGGTTGGCAAACACATACATGAGCATAAGGCCAAGCCAGAAGTTTGGCATGGAGAGACCGATGACCGCGAACGCCATAGTCCCAAAATCGCGGAAGGAGTTTTGCTTCGTCGCGGCAATAATACCGCCGATGAGGCCCACGCTTACTGCAACGACAAGCCCCCAAAAAGCAAGCTCCAACGTAATCCAGAAACGCGGGGCTACCAATTCCATGACCGGTTGGCCGGTCCGCACGGATTCGCCGAGATCAAGGCGAAGAAGGTCAGCTAAAAATATGCCGTATTGTACATACAAGGGCTCGTTTAAGCCCAAATTCTCTCTCATTTGTTCCAGTTGTTCTTCCGAAGCCGCCTCACCGGCCATAACTTGGGCTGCATCCCCGGGGATCAATTGGATGATCAAAAAGGCAACGAGGGTCACGCCGATGATGACCGGGATCAGTTGTAAAAAACGGCGGATGATAAAAATATGCATGTTTGCGCCTCCTTACTTTTTCGATCTCGGATCCAGCGCATCCCGCAAACCGTCCCCAAGCATGTTGAAGCCAAGGACGATAAGCACGAGCGCGATCCCCGGAAACAGGGTAAGATGGGGGTTGTCCCACATGTAACTTCTTCCCGAGTTAAGCATGGCCCCCCATTCAGGTGTCGGCGGTTGAACGCCAAGCCCGAGGAAGGATAAACCGGCTGCACTGAGAATCGATGTTGCCACTTGCAAAGAAGCCTGGACGATAATCGGTGAGCCTACATTCGGAAGGATGTGTTGAAATATAATTTTGCCATCCTTTGCCCCTAGGGCTCGCACCGCTTCCACGTATTCCACGGACTTTACTTCCAACACCGATGCACGGGTGATCCTCGCGAACACTGGTATATTATAGATGGATAAAGCGATAATGACGTTGTTCAGGCTGGGACCAAGCGCGCTTACAATCGCGAGCGCCAGCAAGATTCCCGGAAACGCGAGCAATACATCGGAGACACGCATAATGACGGAATCAATGATGCGCCCGTAATAGCCTGCAAACAAACCGAGAACAATTCCGAACACTGCACCGATCGCGACGGATAATACACCCACATATAGCGTTAAATGCGTGCCGTAAATAATCCGGCTGTAGATGTCCCTGCCATTATGGTCGGTTCCGAACCAATGCTCCGATGATGGCGACTCGAAATCATTGAGCACATCTGTGGATGTCGGGTCATGTGTCATTAAATCAAAAGGAAGGATTCGAAATTGTGACAGCAACGTGCTCAGGGCGATAAGTGTAAAAATGATTAATATGATACCGCCGATTAATGAAGATTTGTTGCGTACTAGTTTTTTCATTAGGTTCTTAAAGCGCGATTCCGGTGCCGCGACTTCTTCGCGGTCCGGTTGCTGCTTTGCGGTTGATCCCATCCTCGCTCAACCCTTTCTCATATTCTTCCAATCAAACTATTTTCATATGCTAGTAGAATCACCATGTTTACAATAAAGCATATAAGCGCTTACGGCAAGCAATATTTAAACATTGTGTGAACTTTCTTGTTAAAATTAATTGTATTAAGCTTACACGAAAGCTTATTTATTGTAAATCGCAATCTTTTTCTTTACATCACTTTTTTTCGCTAAAATATTTTCGTTGAAATTATTAAATTCGTAAGATATAGTGACAATAGTTATAGAAAAGGGGGAGAATCATTTGAAACGTTACAAACGTTCCGGTTATCTGGCAGGAGTAGCGATCGCAACTAGCCTTATGCTTGCAGCTTGTACCGATGATTCGGACGTAGATGAAGGAGAAGGCGCAGGAGACAGTGGGGAAGAAGCAGAAGGAGAGCCGCAAGAAGGCGGAGACCTTTCCATTGCTTTAGCCGGGGAGCCGGATACGGTTGACCCGCATGGAACCAATGATGTCACGAGGATCTCTTTTTAAATTTTTCAATCTATTCTTCTATGTCCCCCTGACACATCGCCCTTATTTGCTATATTAAACAGCCCCTTGTCAAATTCCTTCTAATTTTGCTTAAAAAAATGTGTTGAAAGTTTTTAATTCGTAGGATATAGTTAGCTTAACTTTTCATTATCACAAAGGGGGAAAATCTTGTGAAGCGTTACAAACGTACCGGGTACCTCGTAGGGGCTACGCTTGTTGCAAGCTTGCTACTCGCGGCTTGCACGGATGATTCAGATGTAGACGAAGGCACTGGTGAAGAAGCCGAAGGAGAGGGAACCGAGGAAGGCGAAGAGGATGAAGAGGAAGCTGCCGGCGAACCTCAGGAAGGCGGAGATTTCTTAATGTCGATGCCGGGTGAACCGGTTACGATGGATCCTCATGGCTCTAATGATAACCCATCAGCACAAGCACGCACTTTAATGTATGAAACACTTGTGACGCAAAATCCTGAAACACTAGAGGTTGAAACTGAAGGTTTAGCAGAATCTTTCGATCAACCCGATGATCACACTTGGGTTTTTGAGCTTCATGAAGGGGTTCATTTCCATAATGGCGAAGAGCTGACAGCTGACGATGTTGTGGCAACCTTCGAACGCGTGCTTGAAGAAGACCGCGCATCTGAAGCGGCATTTCTATTTGAAATGATTGAAGATATCGAAGCCATTGATGACTACACAGTTGAATTTACAACCGAGTACCCATTTGCTGCCCTGGATGCACACCTCGCGCACAATGCTGCCGGTATTATGAGCGAAGCTGCTATCGAAGAAGACGAAGAAGGCGACGAACTCAACCTGGAAACGGAAGCTATCGGCACAGGGCCATTTGAATTTGAAGATTGGACGCAAGGAGATTCACTGACATTTACGAAAAATGAAGACTACTGGGGCGACAATGCTTATCTTGACAGCGTAACCTTTGACATTGTCGGAGAGGACCTTACCCGCGTCAGCATGCTTGAAAATAACGAAATTCACGTTGCCGAAGACATCCAACCAACACTTATGGACCAAGTTGATGCCCTGGATAATGCGAGCGCCATGACAGAACCGAGTCTAAACATGACCTATATAGGATTTAACACCCAAGAAGAACCTATCGATGACCCCCAAGTTCGCCAAGCAATATCAATGGCGATAGATAATGAGATGCTGGTCGATGGCGTTTACGAAGGCTATGGGGAAGCGGCGAACGGCCCTATCAATGATCTCGTCTTTGGTTATAATGAAGATGTCGAGGATGCCGACGCAACAGATTTTGACCCTGAACAAGCGCAAGAATTGCTTGCAGACGCCGGTTATGAAGAAGGCGAATTAGAGATTACATTGTGGACAAACAATGAAAGCGATGTTCGTGAACAAACCACTGAACTCGTCCAAGATCAACTCGGAGACATTGGCGTTGACGTTTCCATTGAGAATGTGGAATGGGGCGCTTATTTAGACCAAACCGCTGAAGGTGAACACGAGATGTTTATCCTTGGTTGGGGAACGGTAACCGCAGACGCTGACTACACGATGTATGCATTACTCCATTCCGACAGCGTGGGAGCACCGGGCAACCGAGCCTTCTATGAAAACGACGAAGTCGACGATCTTATTATGGAAGCTCGACAGGAAACAGATGATGAAGCGCGCGAAGAGCTCTACGCCGAAATTCAGGAAATTACAGTAGAAGAAGCCCCTTACATCTACACCGTCTTTGATGAACTTCGTTTTGGGATTTCTGATTCAGTAGAAAACTTTGTATTCCATCCAAACCGTACCTTTGATCTTTCTGAAACCTATATCACCGAAGAAGCTGATGAAGGCGGATACTAAAGGAATGTTTTGGCGATAAACCACGTCAGGGAAACCGGCGTGGTTTTCACTTTCCTAATCGCTGCTTCCACACACAACCTTTGGACAATCTCAAGTGACCGAAGTGTCATTCCCCTTTCAGTTTTTCCACCTCTGAGCAGATTTCGTGTTGCCATTCATGATCTTCTGTCGCATAAGCGATATATGACATGGCGGCAAGCTTCTCTTTTTCTCTATAAAAATTTTTTAAGAACTGCTTGCTTTCCTTAAACTCTTGTTGTTCATGGTCCGTAAGCGGGCGATGATCCGCTTCGAGCACTAAACGCACAAGCCTTTCTGCTACGACGGAGTACAAATGTGATCACTCGCTTCCAACATCACAATGTTTTCAACTAACGATCAGAGAAAAATTACCTCTAATGGAAGCTGACTCCTCTTAGCTTCTCCCAGAGAATGTAAAAATATAGCTTTTTTCTTTAAATGGTTTTTGACCGTATGAGCACTGACCAAAGACTTTATCAGCCAAAAAAGGCCGCCCGCAGGCAGCCTCTTTTCCATTTACCCCAAGCCGATAATATGGTATCCCCCGTCAACATGAAGCGTTTCTCCGGTCATCCCCTTGGATAAGTCACTCATTAAAAAGAGGGCGGTGTTGCCGACTTCTTCTTGGGTGACCGTCCGCCGCAGCGGCGCTTTTTCTTCCATTTCTTTTTGCGAACTGTTAAATCCGGAAATCCCTTTCGCTGATAGTGTGCGGATCGGCCCGGCGGAAATGGCGTTCACTCGAATGCCATGTTGGCCGAGATCATTCGCGAGGTAGCGGACACTTGCATCCAAAGCCGCTTTCGCAACCCCCATCACATTATAATTTCGCACGACACGTTCGCCGCCGAGATATGTCATCGTCATGATTGACCCGTTTTCAGCCATCATGTCATTTTTTTGCACGGCATTCGCGACCGCAGTTAATGAATACGCACTAATGTCGTGTGCGAGTTGAAACCCGTCCCGCGAAGTTTCCACAAATGAACCTTCGAGATCTTCGGTTTTCGCAAAAGCGATACAATGGGCCAATCCATGAATCGAACCTACTTCGTCCTTGATTTGGCGAAAGGTTGCATCGATCTCCTCGTCGCTCATAATATCACATGGATAGACAAAGGTTTCTGTTTCCAATGTGTCCGCTAATTCACGGACATTTTTTCCTAGGCGTTCGCCTGCATATGTAAAAACAATCCTTGCTCCAGCATTAGCCAGGCTCCTGGAAATGCCCCAGGCAATGCTTCTTTTATTCGCGACACCCATTACAACATAGGTGCGTCCTTCCAAAGATAAACTCATTTTTGCCAATCTCCTTTCTGGAACATCCTTGTCCCGAGTATAGCATTTTTTTACAAAACATTCATTTCTATTTTAAGCGAATCTTTGCTATGATTCCATAAGGTGATGTGAATGACTAAAGGTTTGGATTTTATCGGTGATATTCATGGATGCCGGAATGAGTTCCATGTGCTCCTGCAAAAACTGGGCTATGAAAAGAAAAAAGGGATTTACACACATCCCGACAATCGTAAACTTGTTTTTATCGGTGACCTTACCGACCGGGGACCGGATTCTGTTAATGTTATCGAAGATGTGTCCGTCCTCGTCAACCATCAGATAGCTTATTACATCCCCGGCAATCACTGCGATAAACTTTATCGCTATTTTCTCGGGCGGCCGGTGCAAATCCGACATGGTTTGGAGACGACGGTGGCTGAGCTGCAAGCACTCTCCGAAGCCGCCTACCAACGGATACGCCGGATGTTTATGCGCTTATTTGAAGAGGCATCCCTTTACGTGTCGTTATATAATGGCGAAGCCGTAGCCGCTCATGCCGGCATTCGCAGAACAGATATCGGCAAGGCGGACAAGGCGGTCCGGTCGTTCGTCCTGTACGGGGATATCGATCGCAAAGATCAGAAAGCGGACCAACTTCCCAAACGGCGGGATTGGGTGTTAAAAGAAAAAAATGAATCACCTTGGATTGTTTATGGCCATACACCCGTAAAAACACCGAGGGTATTCCGCCGTACGATTAACATCGATACCGGCTGTGTCTTCGGCGGAGCGCTGACTGCCTTTCGCTATCCGGAAATTGCCACGGTTGATGTTCCTTCCCGGCAGCCGGAGCAGCCCGAAAAATTTCGCACCTACGAGCAAGTGGAAGCACTGAACGCTTACCGCTAAGGGATGGTGCGTGACACTTGCCAAATTTTATTTTAAAAGAGAAAGGAACACCATCATGAAACAGCTATGGATATTAAGTTTGACAAGTTTTTTTCTAATTTTAACTGCTTGTGCCCCTGAAGCCGAGATCAGCCATGTTGAAGAGGAGACAGACATTCACGTGTTTAGCGAAGAAGATGAGACAGCGATTTCTTTCAGCGCTTTGATGAGCAACCAGTCAGAACGTCCGTCGGATGAACTGGTTTTAAACTGGGAAGTCAACGATGATGAGGTGTTGGACTTGTTCAGCGAGCCTGACTTGCTGGAGGAATCCGAAAGCGATTCCTTTTCCGTTGACGGCGGGGAGCGTTTTATGGTTAGTGAAACATACCTTCTTGAAGAAGCGCCCGAAGACCCGGAAGCGCTTAGCGGCGTGATCGACGGTGTCGTCACAAACGAGGATGGCGAAGAAGTATACCGCTTCACCATGGATCAAGTAGAGGAAGCGTAAAAAGGGCGACGCATGAATCTTCAGTCGCCGATAAACGATTCCTTGACGCGCTTCCAAAACGGGAAAGGCCGAAAGCGGGCAAAACGTACATGCTCTGTTGCCACCCGGCACTGAATGGAAGCGATGTCTTGATGGACAAATGACTTATGGTCAACGGTGAGCTGTAAACCTACATCATTCAATGGTTTCAATAAACACGTGTGGTGCTCGGGCAGTATGAGGGGGGAACCAATTGTCCGGTACACCCGATTATTAATCGAAGCCATTTCAGCGATTTGCATAGAAGCAAGGGACGGGTGCAAAATTGCCCCTCCCAATGCTTTGTTATAGGCAGTGCTCCCCGAGGGGGTTGAGATGCACAACCCATCCCCTCTAAACGTCTCGAAGACCTCCCCTTTGATCTCAACATTGCACACAAGCGATCCTTCCGTTGTCTTAACGGTACATTCGTTTAACGGAAGATACCTGTCTGAATCATTTTTTTCTCCATGGTAACGAACGACAACTTCCAAAAGCGGATATTCGACGACCTGAAAAGGGGTTT harbors:
- a CDS encoding NAD kinase, with product MNFDVTSRGDDVSNGIAGHIRDELKGHGLTFNKEKPEVVISVGGDGTLLEAFHEHKHRLEDTCFVGVHTGHLGFYADWQPEEVDKLIIHIAKTPFQVVEYPLLEVVVRYHGEKNDSDRYLPLNECTVKTTEGSLVCNVEIKGEVFETFRGDGLCISTPSGSTAYNKALGGAILHPSLASMQIAEMASINNRVYRTIGSPLILPEHHTCLLKPLNDVGLQLTVDHKSFVHQDIASIQCRVATEHVRFARFRPFPFWKRVKESFIGD
- the prpE gene encoding bis(5'-nucleosyl)-tetraphosphatase PrpE, whose translation is MTKGLDFIGDIHGCRNEFHVLLQKLGYEKKKGIYTHPDNRKLVFIGDLTDRGPDSVNVIEDVSVLVNHQIAYYIPGNHCDKLYRYFLGRPVQIRHGLETTVAELQALSEAAYQRIRRMFMRLFEEASLYVSLYNGEAVAAHAGIRRTDIGKADKAVRSFVLYGDIDRKDQKADQLPKRRDWVLKEKNESPWIVYGHTPVKTPRVFRRTINIDTGCVFGGALTAFRYPEIATVDVPSRQPEQPEKFRTYEQVEALNAYR